From Leptolyngbya iicbica LK, a single genomic window includes:
- the msrB gene encoding peptide-methionine (R)-S-oxide reductase MsrB: MKRLYWLVCVSVVLGVVTLLTPLPNHSITAAIAGPIAALNAPADFQKPTDAVLRSQLTDLQYSVTQEDATERPFRNTYWNNKKPGIYVDIVSGEPLFSSLDKFASGTGWPSFSQPLEPSNVVEREDRSFFMTRTEVRSRQADSHLGHVFNDGPKPTGLRYCMNSAALRFVPVADLAAEGYAQYLPLFDSAELDAAQTDETDAA; this comes from the coding sequence ATGAAACGACTGTATTGGTTGGTTTGCGTTAGCGTTGTGCTCGGCGTGGTCACACTGTTGACCCCCCTGCCCAATCATTCCATCACGGCGGCGATCGCTGGCCCCATTGCGGCTCTGAATGCGCCTGCGGATTTTCAAAAACCCACCGATGCCGTGTTGCGATCGCAGCTCACCGACTTGCAATATTCCGTCACTCAAGAAGACGCCACCGAGCGCCCCTTCCGCAATACGTACTGGAACAACAAAAAGCCCGGCATTTACGTGGATATCGTCTCTGGGGAACCGCTGTTTTCGTCCCTCGATAAGTTTGCGTCGGGTACCGGGTGGCCCTCGTTTTCGCAACCGCTGGAACCCAGCAACGTCGTCGAACGGGAAGACCGCTCGTTCTTTATGACGCGGACGGAAGTGCGCAGTCGTCAGGCCGACTCTCACCTCGGGCATGTCTTTAACGATGGGCCAAAGCCGACCGGACTCCGCTACTGCATGAATTCAGCGGCGCTTCGCTTTGTCCCCGTGGCGGATCTGGCTGCCGAAGGCTATGCGCAGTACCTGCCGCTGTTCGACTCTGCCGAGTTGGATGCTGCACAAACTGATGAAACTGACGCGGCTTAG